In one window of Notolabrus celidotus isolate fNotCel1 chromosome 15, fNotCel1.pri, whole genome shotgun sequence DNA:
- the mppe1 gene encoding metallophosphoesterase 1: MPRFSVRWMVAVLLIVVVGGAFFFCEYLIYFPTILKCGWPENSHARAGGEGIDGRSADSTVRAMVLSDTHLLGAVGGHWFDKLRREWQMERAFQTALWLLRPEVVFILGDIFDEGKWSSQKHWEDDVRRFHRMFRHSTDTELVVLVGNHDIGFHYEMDWFKLQRFEKVFNASSTRIVTKKGINFLLVNSVALHGDGCPICQSVEKELIKLSRDLNCSLQNSQTGSGVMDSCEGSQLYPPTPPIMLQHYPLFRVSDASCTGQDAAPPEERHLLFREKYDVLSKEASQRLLQWFKPRLILSGHTHSGCEVLHDNKYREISVPSFSWRNRNNPSFILASVSPDSYSLSKCFLPEESTVIGVYCSAGACMLLLFLAHCMWMKGLLQCLSLCLLGKHKSL, from the exons ATGCCGAGGTTTAGTGTCAGATGGATGGTGGCGGTGCTGTTGATTGTGGTGGTCGGCGGTGCTTTCTTCTTCTGCGAGTATCTCATTTACTTCCCCACCATCCTTAAGTGCGGCTGGCCGGAGAACAGCCATGCGCGGGCCGGCGGAGAGGGCATCGACGGCCGGTCAGCGGACTCTACGGTCCGCGCTATGGTGCTGTCGGACACGCACCTCCTCGGAGCTGTGGGGGGACACTGGTTCGACAAACTGAGGAG GGAATGGCAGATGGAGAGGGCTTTCCAAACCGCTTTGTGGCTGCTCAGGCCTGAAGTAGTGTTTATTCTCGGGGATATCTTCGACGAAGGCAAGTGGAGCTCGCAGAAG cactGGGAGGACGACGTGCGCCGCTTCCACCGGATGTTCAGACACTCAACTGACACGGAACTGGTTGTACTGGTTGGGAATCATGACATTGGTTTCCATTATGA GATGGACTGGTTCAAGCTGCAGCGCTTCGAGAAGGTCTTCAACGCCTCCTCCACCCGGATCGTCACCAAAAAGGGAATCAA TTTTCTGCTGGTGAACAGCGTGGCCCTGCACGGTGACGGCTGTCCCATCTGCCAGTCGGTGGAGAAGGAACTGATCAAACTCTCCAGAGACCTCAACTGTTCCCTTCAG AACTCGCAGACGGGCAGCGGAGTGATGGACAGCTGTGAGGGCTCGCAGCTCTATCCTCCAACGCCCCCCATCATGCTGCAG CACTATCCTTTGTTCAGAGTGAGCGATGCCAGCTGCACGGGTCAGGACGCCGCACCGCCTGAAGAGCGACACCTGCTGTTCAGAGAGAAGTATGACGTGCTGTCCAAGGAGGCCTCACAGAGG ctgctgcagtggTTTAAGCCCCGCCTCATCCTGAGTGGACACACCCACAGCGGATGTGAGGTTCTCCATGACAACAAGTACCGAGAAATCAGCGTGCCGTCCTTCAGCTGGAGGAACAGAAACAACCCCAGCTTCATCCTG GCATCGGTGTCCCCCGACTCTTACTCTCTGTCCAAATGTTTCCTGCCAGAGGAGAGCACAGTGATCGGGGTGTACTGCTCGGCCGGCGCCTGcatgctgctgctcttcctggCTCACTGTATGTGGATGAAAGGCCTGCTGCAGTGCCTCAGCCTCTGCCTGCTGGGCAAGCACAAGTCCCTGTGA